One Thermoanaerobacter pseudethanolicus ATCC 33223 DNA window includes the following coding sequences:
- a CDS encoding ABC transporter permease gives MSVLSLTLASSLVLISIFVSYYQKLGIEKEIVIGTIRAVVQLTIVGYILHYIFAANNALFTLAMVALMIVVAGNNASKRGKGIPNVFYFITFSIALSAAITISLLILFGNIHFRPQEVIPVSGMIVGNSMVASGLAVSRLKDEIKNKSEEIEAYLSLGATSRQAAQKVIKTAIKTGMIPTVDSMKTLGIVQLPGMMTGLILGGVDPINAVKYQIMVTFMLASTVSISCFSVTFLTYRNFFTKYHQLVSDL, from the coding sequence ATGAGTGTATTGTCTTTGACATTGGCGTCAAGTCTTGTGCTAATATCAATTTTTGTTTCTTATTACCAAAAGCTGGGGATTGAAAAGGAAATAGTTATAGGTACTATAAGAGCAGTTGTGCAGCTTACAATAGTGGGATACATTTTACACTACATATTTGCTGCAAATAATGCTTTATTTACCTTGGCAATGGTGGCTTTAATGATAGTAGTTGCTGGAAATAATGCTTCAAAGAGAGGGAAGGGCATACCGAATGTTTTTTATTTTATCACTTTTTCAATTGCCTTAAGTGCCGCGATTACAATTTCTCTGCTCATTTTGTTTGGAAATATACATTTTAGACCCCAGGAAGTTATACCTGTATCAGGAATGATAGTAGGAAATTCAATGGTAGCCTCAGGACTTGCTGTTTCAAGGCTAAAAGACGAAATAAAAAATAAGTCAGAGGAAATAGAGGCGTATTTGTCACTTGGTGCAACTTCAAGGCAAGCAGCTCAAAAAGTGATAAAGACAGCGATAAAGACGGGAATGATTCCTACAGTTGACAGCATGAAAACTCTTGGCATCGTGCAACTTCCAGGAATGATGACTGGTTTAATATTAGGAGGGGTAGACCCTATTAATGCAGTTAAGTACCAGATAATGGTTACTTTTATGCTGGCATCAACAGTTTCGATTTCTTGCTTTAGTGTTACTTTTCTCACCTATAGAAACTTTTTTACTAAGTACCATCAACTTGTGTCTGATTTATAA
- a CDS encoding phosphate ABC transporter ATP-binding protein, with amino-acid sequence MNKIEFKEVSYNSFGKEILKNISVKFEGGAIHTIVGPSGAGKSTLIKLINRLIDPTHGSILIDDVDIKTIDVIDLRRRVGMVFQQPHLFEGTVKENIEYGPMLKGEKNVNVEYYLSIVGLNSEYATRNVKNLSGGEQQRVSIARTLANNPEALLLDEPTSALDPTFTEIVEKLIFNLKEKMNLTIIWITHNMEQAKRIGDYTALLNKGQLIEYAKTYDFFTNPQNEITKLFIQGKLKEEVK; translated from the coding sequence GTGAATAAAATAGAATTTAAAGAGGTAAGCTACAATAGTTTTGGAAAAGAGATATTAAAAAACATTTCTGTAAAGTTTGAAGGTGGAGCAATACATACTATTGTCGGCCCTTCTGGAGCTGGAAAATCGACGCTGATTAAACTGATAAACCGATTGATAGATCCAACCCATGGCAGTATTTTAATAGACGATGTGGATATTAAAACAATAGATGTGATAGACTTAAGAAGGAGAGTTGGAATGGTTTTTCAGCAGCCTCATCTTTTTGAAGGGACAGTAAAAGAGAATATTGAGTATGGTCCAATGCTTAAAGGCGAAAAAAATGTCAATGTGGAGTATTATTTGAGCATTGTAGGATTGAATAGTGAGTATGCTACAAGGAATGTGAAAAATTTATCAGGAGGGGAACAGCAAAGAGTTTCTATAGCGAGAACTCTTGCAAATAATCCTGAAGCTCTTTTACTTGATGAACCTACTTCAGCCCTTGACCCTACTTTTACAGAAATAGTAGAGAAATTGATATTTAACCTAAAAGAAAAAATGAATTTGACGATTATTTGGATAACTCACAACATGGAACAGGCTAAGCGCATTGGAGATTACACAGCACTGCTTAACAAAGGGCAATTAATAGAATATGCTAAAACTTATGATTTTTTTACAAATCCCCAAAATGAAATTACAAAATTGTTTATACAAGGTAAGTTAAAGGAGGAAGTTAAATGA
- a CDS encoding ECF transporter S component: MNVKFLTRTAILLAITLIFQFLKMPQLITGSIVNAMLLIAAGTVGMWSGIIIGLLTPVIAFLVGIMGFPLMIPFIMVGNGLYVMLFSTQKNKVIGMIVGAVVKFIWLALSVKYIIQLFNVKVPLKIVQAFTFPQLITALMGGIVALIITAFLQNYFKTAKEG; this comes from the coding sequence GTGAATGTAAAATTCTTAACAAGAACTGCTATTTTACTCGCCATCACTTTAATATTTCAGTTCTTAAAAATGCCCCAACTTATAACAGGTTCTATCGTTAATGCAATGCTTTTAATCGCAGCTGGAACTGTAGGAATGTGGTCAGGAATTATAATAGGACTTTTAACACCAGTAATTGCATTTTTAGTAGGCATAATGGGATTTCCTTTAATGATTCCTTTCATAATGGTGGGTAATGGGTTATATGTAATGCTTTTTTCAACGCAAAAAAACAAAGTAATAGGAATGATAGTAGGTGCTGTAGTTAAGTTTATATGGTTGGCTTTATCAGTAAAATATATAATACAACTATTCAATGTAAAAGTTCCCTTAAAAATTGTCCAGGCTTTTACCTTCCCACAGCTTATAACAGCACTCATGGGAGGTATTGTTGCACTCATAATAACAGCATTTCTCCAAAACTACTTTAAAACAGCAAAAGAAGGATAA
- a CDS encoding acyl-CoA dehydratase activase: protein MEKIYIGVDVGSVSIKVVAIDENNEVLFNSYVRNVGQPIDTVKDELAKLHNELATKEIGGVGVTGSGRQLLGYVLGADVIKNEITAHATATLHFHPDVSTIFEIGGQDSKLIIINDGTIADFAMNTVCAAGTGSFLDHQAQRLGIKIEEFGEIALTAKRDVRIAGRCTVFAESDMISKQQYGFSKAEILKGLSKALVRNYMNNLVRGRKLKPVFVFQGGVAANIAIKKAFEEEVGHEVIVPKYYDIMGAIGIAMLAKDEMKRTGNSTKFKGFEVSEEKFETTSFICKACPNECEIIQIKANGKVIAMTGDRCGRWSNSVI from the coding sequence GTGGAGAAAATATATATTGGTGTTGATGTAGGGTCAGTAAGTATAAAGGTTGTAGCAATTGATGAAAATAATGAGGTATTATTCAATTCGTACGTAAGAAATGTTGGGCAACCAATTGATACTGTAAAGGATGAACTAGCCAAATTACACAATGAGTTAGCAACTAAAGAAATAGGTGGTGTTGGAGTAACGGGAAGTGGCAGACAGCTTCTTGGATACGTTCTTGGTGCAGATGTAATAAAAAATGAGATTACAGCCCACGCTACTGCTACATTACACTTTCATCCAGATGTTAGTACTATTTTTGAAATTGGCGGACAGGACTCAAAACTTATTATTATAAATGATGGTACGATAGCTGACTTTGCTATGAATACGGTTTGTGCTGCTGGTACAGGGTCATTTCTTGACCATCAGGCACAAAGACTGGGTATAAAGATTGAAGAATTTGGTGAAATTGCACTGACTGCAAAGCGTGATGTGAGAATTGCAGGTAGATGTACAGTTTTTGCTGAATCTGACATGATATCAAAACAACAATACGGCTTTAGTAAAGCTGAAATATTAAAAGGTCTTTCTAAGGCCTTAGTGAGAAATTATATGAACAATCTTGTAAGAGGAAGAAAATTGAAGCCAGTTTTTGTATTCCAAGGCGGTGTGGCGGCAAATATTGCGATAAAAAAGGCATTTGAAGAAGAAGTAGGACATGAGGTAATTGTGCCAAAGTATTATGACATCATGGGAGCAATAGGAATAGCGATGTTGGCAAAAGATGAAATGAAACGGACAGGCAATTCTACTAAATTTAAAGGGTTTGAGGTTTCAGAGGAGAAGTTTGAAACGACGAGCTTTATTTGCAAAGCTTGTCCTAACGAATGTGAAATAATACAAATTAAAGCAAACGGCAAAGTAATAGCGATGACAGGAGATAGATGTGGCAGATGGTCAAACTCTGTTATATAA
- a CDS encoding acyl-CoA dehydratase activase-related protein: protein MKIGIPKALMYYFYYPFWKTLFESLGFEVVTSDDTSKSILDIGVKEAVAEICVPMKVYTGHVLNLLDKSVDYIYIPRFVSLRKGIFMCPKFMGLPDMIKGLFDGIENKILTHNIVSKSTDISEFHNYTVFIDKLGVSRKDLKNALKKARDKWLEFRTLNRQGYDINELLTSDEPKKYDGDITIGLIGYVYNVYDRFVNMDLLNVFRKLNIKVVTFDMMEEKIIQRQLKKFKKNMFWEFSNMLLGTAYEFMERDDIDGIIHITAFGCGPDSILEPFLTIDSEKHKKPFMTLRIDEQTGESHVITRVEAFTDLIRIKKYKAEKSVEGVI, encoded by the coding sequence ATGAAAATAGGTATTCCAAAAGCTTTAATGTATTATTTTTATTATCCATTCTGGAAAACTCTTTTCGAAAGCCTTGGTTTTGAAGTGGTCACCTCTGACGATACTTCAAAAAGTATTTTAGACATAGGGGTAAAAGAAGCAGTTGCGGAAATATGTGTACCTATGAAGGTATATACAGGACATGTTTTAAATTTGCTGGATAAGAGTGTTGATTACATATATATTCCTAGGTTTGTAAGCTTAAGGAAAGGTATATTTATGTGCCCTAAATTTATGGGGTTGCCTGACATGATAAAAGGTCTTTTTGATGGCATTGAGAATAAAATTTTGACTCATAACATAGTGTCAAAAAGTACTGACATATCAGAGTTTCACAATTACACAGTTTTTATCGATAAATTGGGTGTGAGTAGAAAAGATTTAAAAAATGCTTTAAAGAAAGCACGAGACAAATGGCTTGAGTTTAGAACTTTGAATAGGCAAGGATATGATATAAATGAGCTTTTGACGAGTGATGAACCAAAAAAATATGATGGCGATATTACAATAGGTCTAATTGGTTATGTATATAATGTTTATGATAGATTTGTCAATATGGACTTGCTTAATGTTTTTCGCAAGCTCAACATAAAAGTTGTGACTTTTGATATGATGGAAGAAAAGATAATACAACGTCAATTGAAAAAATTTAAAAAAAATATGTTTTGGGAGTTTAGCAATATGCTCTTAGGTACGGCTTATGAGTTTATGGAAAGAGATGACATTGACGGCATTATTCATATTACTGCCTTTGGATGCGGTCCTGATTCAATTCTTGAGCCTTTTTTAACTATAGATTCTGAAAAACATAAAAAACCTTTTATGACTTTAAGAATTGACGAACAAACTGGTGAAAGTCACGTAATTACACGAGTTGAGGCATTTACGGACCTCATAAGGATTAAAAAATATAAAGCTGAAAAATCTGTGGAAGGCGTGATTTAA
- a CDS encoding TetR/AcrR family transcriptional regulator translates to MGDSVKEKIVMSTLKLISEKGYKSTTTRNIAEEAGVNEVTIFRCFGSKKDIVLYALKELELLKPVNERILDKCTWDLKEDLFMLAHEYHKNFTEEKAKIMIGLRSPEIFEEVKEYLIRIPKGFKEVLIKYFEKMYEKGLLNTDDFELLAFAFISLNFGFVLMNASYGNKLIGFSDREFVKKA, encoded by the coding sequence TTCGGTGAAGGAAAAGATAGTTATGTCTACTTTAAAACTAATTTCTGAAAAAGGATATAAGTCTACAACTACAAGAAATATTGCAGAAGAGGCAGGAGTAAATGAAGTTACAATTTTTAGATGTTTTGGAAGCAAAAAAGATATAGTGCTTTATGCATTAAAAGAGCTGGAATTATTAAAGCCTGTAAATGAAAGAATATTAGACAAATGTACATGGGATTTAAAAGAAGACCTATTCATGTTGGCTCATGAATATCATAAAAATTTTACAGAAGAAAAAGCGAAAATCATGATAGGATTGAGAAGTCCAGAGATTTTTGAAGAGGTAAAAGAATATCTGATCAGGATTCCAAAAGGCTTTAAAGAAGTTTTGATAAAGTATTTTGAAAAAATGTATGAGAAGGGATTATTAAATACTGATGATTTTGAACTTTTAGCCTTTGCTTTTATATCATTGAATTTCGGTTTTGTTTTAATGAATGCCTCCTATGGTAACAAGCTAATTGGCTTTAGCGATAGAGAATTTGTTAAAAAAGCATAG